The window TCGTCGCGAACCGAAATCACCCACTGGAACCCACGCTGCTCGACTGAAACGTGGACACGCGGGGGTTCGTCACCGCTATACTCGAGCGCGTTGTCGAGGAGGTTCTGGAACACTTGCCGAAGTTGATTGGGGTCGCCCCGCACGGTCGGGAAGTCGTCGGCAGTGATCTCGGCGTCGGTCTCCGTACTCTTCACCTGAAGGTCTGTCAAGGCGTCTCGAAATACGGTATTCAGGTCGACCGATTCGAACGGATTGCCCCGGGATTCGACCCGAGAGTACTCGAGCAACCCCTCGATCATGTGGCGCATACGGTCGGCACCGTCGACGGCAAATTCGATGAACTCCTCGCCGTCCTCGTCGAGTTCGTCCACGTAGCGGCGTTCGAGCAGGTGGAGATAGCTCGTGACCATCCGCAATGGCTCCTGCAGATCGTGTGAGGCGGCGTACGCGAACTGTTCGAGGCGCTCGTTGGACTCCTCGAGCATCTGCTCGAACTGTTTGCGCTCGGTGATATCGACCAGGGCGCCGGGGAACGTCACTGGATTCCCGTCCCTGTCGTACTCGACGTGACCGCGCGCAACGACCCACTGTAGTTCGTCGTTGTCGTTCCAGACGCGGTACTCCTCTTCGTACTCGTCTCCCGATTCGATGGCGTCCTCGATCTTTCGTTCGATTCGCTCGCGATCGTCGTCGTGGATGGCCGAGACGAAATCGTCGAGCGGGACGCCCTCGGTGGCCGCAATGGGATCGATCCCAAACGTCTTGGCGAACGGCGCATCCGTGACCATCCTGTCATCGGAAATGTGCCACTCCCACGTTCCGACAGCACCAGCTTCGGCTGCCGCTTCCAGTCGCTCTTTCGTATGTTCGAGTTCGCGCTCGCGTTCGACCCGTTCGGTTACGTCGTTCGCCGCTCCCAACCATTGCGTCACTTCTCCATCCTCGTCCAGGAGCGGTGTGGCACGCGAGGCAACCCAGACCACTGTGCCGTCATCACGACGAACCTGGTGTTCCAGTTCGAAGCTGCTCTTCGTGCGGATAGCGTCGTCAATGGCTTCCCGAACGCGTGGCTGGTCTTCGGGCGGAATGTATCTTTCAATCCACGACGAACCCTGGTCGTCGGTATCGACGAGAAACGCTGCCCCCTCTAAACCGCGCATTTCGCTCCAGTCCGCGTTCGTCGTGAACACCACGTCCGACGTGGTCGTGACCAACGCGCGAAAGCGCTCTTCGCTCTCCCGGAGTTGGTCGAACGCTTCTCGTTTTGCCTGCTGGAGGAACTCCTGTCCGCGCAGCACGATGTCCGATGTGAGCTGTGATTCTGTCGCGTCGGACTCTTGCAACAGCCGCTCCTCGCCGTCCGTGTGAAGCTCCTGGACGATCGGGGTGACGTCATCGACACTGTGGATGATGTACTCGATTTCGCCTGTCTCGCTGAATACGGGCGAATTAATCGGGCTCCACCAGCGCTCCTCGAATTCACCAGTATCGGACTCACGGTCGGGGATCGGATAGTGCGTCACCGACATCACGTCGGCGTCACCGGTCGCCGTTACTTTCTCGAGCGATTCGCGCAGGTTCGCGACCCCGTCGGCCGGATCGTCGGGATTGGCCGGGAAGATTTCGAACAGCGTCTGATCCAGGATCTCCGCCCGCTCGGTCATCGTTGCCTCCAGATAGGCATCGCTCACGGCCACGATTTCGTACTCGTCGGGCTGTACGATGAGATAGTTGTCGGGCACGTTCTCGAACAGACGGCGAACGGTCGCTTCGGTGGTATCCGCGTTCGCGTCTGCGTCCGCATCTGCGTCAGCCTGTTTACGCTCGGAACGTTCGCGGACGATTCCGACTGTCCCGTGTACAGTACCGCCCTCCTCGAGGGAGTTTTCCCGAACTTCACAGCGAATCCGTTCCCCCTCGGCGGTTCCCACGGTGCGCTCGAGTGACTCACCTCGGTCGGTGGCGTTCGCCCGGAGTCGATCGATTTCACGCTCGATCGTCCCACTGTCGCCGTCGAAGAGCACGGACACGTGCTCGCCGAGTACGTCCTCGCGAGTGTACCCGGTCATCTCGAGAATGACGTCGTTGACCGCGACGAGGCGACCGTCTGTGTCGAGTCGATAGATCCCATCGTCGATCGTCTCGATGAGGGTACGATAGTGCTGGAGGGCCTCGGAATCGTCTGCGTCTCCCCAGAACGCCATCTCAGATGACCCGGCCCGGTCACTCATGTACGTGGTAAAGGTTCTCGAGTTGGATAAGTTCCATGTTCAGACAGATTCCCGTACTGTCTGGTGAGAGAGAACTCGAGTGCAGACGTGCGTCTGTGAACCGCCTCGGGGTCAAGCCCCGAGGCTTCCCGTGGTTTAATCGGACACTCCCACGCGACCATCGGCTTGGTGGCCTCGAACGGTTGCGTGGGTCACGGTCGGCTGGTTCACACAGCCCGATGCCTGCCGTCGCAGTTTCCGAACAACCGGAAGCGTGTTGAGAGCAGGCACATTTCGATTCAACTTCTCCAATCCTTTCTTCGCAATATTCACTGCCGCGTTTCGGTCAGCGTGGTCTTGCCGACCACACGCGTTGCACTTGAACCGCTTCTTCCGGCGATTCGACCGAGTCGTATGCTCACACTCAGTAAAAGAACACGTCTGGCTGGTGTACGCCGGGTCGATGTCATCGTTCGGAATCCCCTCGAACGCCGCTTTGTACGTGACGAACGAGCGGAGTTTGTGAAACGGCAGGGAGTGCAACCGACGATTCATCCGAGTGCCGTAATCAATCGAATCTCGCATATGCTTGAGGTCTTCAAACACAACGAGCGGCGACACGAATTGCTGAACCCACACCACAATTCGCCGGGAGACTTGGTGGAGTTGGTCGTGAACGTATCGTTCCTCTTTGTCCTCGAACACGCGGTCGAACGCTGTCTGGCCAGCGTTTTGCATCCGCTTGCGCATCGTGAAGTATCGATGACGTTCTTGCTTGATTTCGGGGTAGTCGATGACAACCGAATCAACAATGTCATCTTCACGAAGGGCTGAAAGAGCCACGCAATCTTCGTTGATGTCTACGCCTACAATGGTCTGAGCGTCGTGTTTGTCTTGAACCGTGGCTTCGAGATGAGTAACGTTGACGTGTAGTTCGTGATTTCCGTTGCGTGCCATCGCTTCGGCGGTTCCGATACGCCACTCGTCACGTTCGAGGGCGTGTTCGAGGAGTTCGAGGGTGTCTGGTGCGCCACGAAGTGTACCTTTCACCGGATTGTACGGCTTGGCACTGATTCGGTAGTGTATCCCGTTGTCTTTGCGTGTGAGATTGTACCCCTCGGTGAAGTTCATTCGCAACGGGTATGGCCCAGTTTTCTCGTGACTGGGTGTGTTGTAGTCGTCGCGGTTGTAGGACTGCTGAAGTGCATCAAGTGCTTTAGCGACAATGCGTTGCGTGGTGTTCTTCACGAGGTCTGCCTCGTCTTCAAGACGTGGTGAGATGTCGTCCCAGTCCATCCCGTTTTTCGCTAATTGGATGGTCTGGTTGTACACCCAACGCGCTTCGTGGTACGCTTCGGAAAGAAGTCGCCCGTTATCGGATTGAAGTTGGAAGACGAGTGTCTTCGTAAGCGACTTCTCCATACCCTAATCGACGGACTCGGGTGTTGTAAAGGTATGGATTAGCGTTGATAGGTTAGGCGTTGTCGGCTTCACCCTCGGGGTCAAGCCCCGAGGCACTCGCCTTGAACCGCCTGTAGACGCCGCTCGAGCGGTAGGCTCGACGGAATTTCCGGTGTTGGTATAGTAACGACTGCCACGATGTGCACACTGATAGCCGACACATTTGTCGATCAGGTGTCCAATGACGCGCTGTGGCGCCTAAAGAACCCGATCAAATCAGTGAGGTAATTCACAAATCGTGACCAGAAAAGGGAACGGCGTCTCGTGTTATCCGAGGAGGTATCGGAGCGTGGGGAATCGCTCGACGAGCGGTTCACCGCCGACGTCGATCTGTTCGATGTAGCGGTCGAGTCCCGCGATTCGACCGGCGGCAAACGCGCCGAGCGCGAGGAAGACCAATGCGTAGATCAGCGTCGAGTCGAACGCCGCGAGCCACTGGCCTTCCCAGCCGCCGAGGTAGAACATTGCCATCTGCATCGCGCCGCCGAGGGCGGCCAGACGGACGAACGCACCGGTTATCAGCGCGACGCCGATCAGTACCTGGGTGATCGGCACGACGACGTTGATGATCTCCATGAGCGCGACGTTGCTGGCCATCGCGGCGTAGAGGCCGCTGACGGGGCTGGCCGGGTCGACGCCGTGGACGAGGAAGCCGCTGGCGTCGAACGGTTCACCGCTGACGAACGCGAGCTTCCCCAGTCCTGCGAACAGTATCATGCCGCCCATCACGAACCGCAGGGCGACGATGAACCACGCCGAGAGAGCGTGTGGGTATCCTTCGAGTGTAATTCCTGCATATCGGCTTTCGAGTCTGTTTTGTGTAGTCGTGGACATGTTCGGTTGACCTCTTATACTTGAACAGAAGGGACGAACGTGGATGAGTCAATGTCCTCTGTATAATGGGCTCTTTATATACTGGGCTCGAGAGGAATCTGTCGGCAGCCGTTTTCGACATCGATTCCCGCGGTCTACTGTCGGTTCTTCGACTTCGCTCGAGAGGGAAATAGGAAACTCGTCTGTTTCGACAGCGCATTCGCGACCAGTATGGATTTGCACCTACCTGTGAACCCTGTACTGAGTAATCCTATCTTCGCAACTCGATCCAGAATTCTTGGAACTTTCACATTGTGTATGCAGCACCAGCTCAACATACTGTCGTAACACTGCCAATCCGGGGCTGCTGCATACAGAGGATGGATACAGCACGACAGTATCGTTTGTTTCACGCCGAAACAGGTGAACCACCGCTCGCTACACGTGCGAATTGACCGATGGCCTCGTCCAATCGAGCGTGCATACACTACCGGTATCCGGGATTCCGCCGACAGCGGCTACGTGACGTGGACGAACTCAGCGGCACCGCTCTGCTCGACGGTGATGCGGTAGCCGCAGTACGTGAATTCGACCGTTATCTGTGCCTCTGGTTCCGGTGGATTCGAATACAACCCCGATAGTATCCCGTCAATGTAGTCGTAGGCCGGTGACAATTCGGATAATGACGTTCCCGTGAGGTCAGCAACCACTTTTGCTATCGCAACAGCCGGTTCCTCTCTGTCGGCATCCAATCCCCAGTGAACGATCTCGTCGTCGTGGGTTTCAGTCATAGTAGCAGTTTAGTTCGGCGTTGTGGTCGGAGTAGAAGTTGAAGACACTGTTTGAGTTCATCGTTTGGGTGGTAGTGGTACGTCTGATACTACAGTTTCATCGGCGCTTCGAGTGTGGGATCGGCAGCAAGGATCGTAGACAGGGTCGGCTGCACCTGCTCTAATTGTTCGGTCGGCTCCACGAGTTGGCGTTCTGAATCATAGTTTGTGAGTCCTTCCGAGACCAACTTCGGGATGTGGACATGAGATAACGAGAGGCGAATCTCTGTTAGTACGTCCTCAGACATCTCTGTGATTGGCGTCTGATGATTGAACTTGATGATGACCTGCGTGAGATCGTTGAGTGTTAATGATCGCTGTTCTGCAGCGAGCGTCCCTAGGACGATCCGACGGTGCTGGTGTTGGCATAGGTCGAGTACCGAGTCGAAGGCGATAGAATCCACAGTTATCATCCTAATGCAGACGACTGACGGAAATCACGGTGACTCTTTCAGGTACAAATTGTATTTAAGTATCCGATCTGGATTGGATCGGCAGGGCTGAGAGCGTGCTTCCGAGGACGTTCTTGAGCCCCCCTCGGAGGCGGGAGCCGACGGCCTGCTGTGAGATGCCGAGTTCGTCGCCGAGGACTTCCAACGTGACCTCGCGGGGTGACTCGAAGTATCCACGCTCGTAGGCAAGCACCAGCGCCTCTTGTTGGGTGTCAGTGAGAGCAGCTTCGGTCTCCGTCTCAACCGGCGTCAGTGCGCACAACTTTGTTAACTTGACCGGGATGTCCAGTTCTCGACAGCGTTCCTGAAAGGCGGCGAGGTCACTTCGATTGTCACCGCGGATCTCGAACGTCCACTGTTGATTTGTCCCGGTAGCCTCGATCAGTGGCACCTCCGTCTCTGCCAGGACAGTTAATACGTCGTCGTAGTCCATTGCCCACTTGAGGCGTAACAGGTACTCGTCCTCGACAGAGTCAACGAGCCGCATCCCCTTCACGCCCGGATGCTCGGTGAACTCGCTCTCAATATCGTCAACTTCGGTACCACGCACCCAGAAGTAGGGAATCACCACGTCCTGTGCGGGGATAAGACGCTCCAGCGTGACCGTCACATTCGGCAGTTGGTTGAACACTGTCCCCAAGGGGAACTCGTCTGACGGAACCGTGAACGTCGCCTCAGTAGCCATTGTCCATACCATCGGCTTCAAACTCTAAAGGTCTGTAGCTGAACGACTACCGTTCTCGTGACGCTACTGTTTCCGGATGCCTGATCTCTCGGCTCAAGAACGGGTACCCGGCGCATCTCGACCCAAACAGTGGGTTCACCGAAACCGCATCCGAGGTCGTTACCCGCTCCCTCTGTACGTAACACCGGAGGCCGGAAAGTTCGAGTGATCGACACGCGCCCTATATCTTGCAGAGATTCAACGAGTTACCGAACTGCTGTCAGAAGCGGCTTGCAACATTCAGAGGATGGACTCAGCAAAGAATAACTGCGTAATTTAGCGATCTTCACGCTCCATCTCGACGGACTTTGTGGTCTCATTCGTTTGTAGATCTTCAGCAGTCCGTTGAACCGACTCTATACCGAGGAAAAGCCCACCAATCATTACTACCCATGGCACCCCCGCGAATACATAAAATGGCAGGGGAGACTGGAATTCGCCTATGAACATCTGAAAATATGGGAAGGAAAATGCTGCTGTGACCAACGCAAAACCTACCCATGCAAAAGCGAACTTATGCTTTTGTTGGAATCCCAGAACCACTGTCAATCCCAAAAACAACGTATATGGGCCAAATGCGATTGCTTTGAGGAAAAAATCAATTATACCCGCGACAGTAGGAGTGCCACCATCCACCTTTACGAGATATAATTCGTCTTCATATTCAAGCACTCCAACAACCGCATTCTGGGCTCCCCCATCAACTGGAAACTCAGGTACCTCTGACACTCCGTCGCAGACAAGCAGGTAAGGTCGGCAGACGTGAACGCCTTTGTGACTATGGTATTGCCACCCAGCAGGGCGGTATTCAGAACCTGTGTCCTGAGGCTGCTCTTTAGCCCCTTTAAAGACTTCTTGAGATGCAGGAGATAAATTGTTCACAGGGGTTGGATTCCATAGTTGAATGTGTGGCGACTTCTTGACCTCGTCAAACGCTTCGGTCGATTCATGAGCAACCGCATACGTTGCCCCGTGAATACTATCATGAGTCGCCATGAATGGCACTGGAAATACGATAAATAACATCATGAGAATAACTACAAATATTGTAAAGTTAGATTTCTCAAAGAAATTCATAATTTCCATCCTATTTGACATAGGTAAGTACTTTCTGGTCAATTTGTGGTCAATAGTGCCCAATCACTTCCCCTAGCAAATTGACTTTGAACCTGTGCAACATTCGCGCCCTGTATCTTGCATACCTCGCTCAGCACATACTCCAAGTGTCACAAACGGCTTGCGAGATACAGACGACGACCGTCGCAAATGCACTACGGTTTCAACGGGAGACTCGTTCTGCCGTTCGAGCGCATGACTTCTCTGTTGCGGTCGGGCCACGTCAGTAACCGATCACGTAGCAGCTCCCCATCAGCTGTCTTCGGATCATAGCCACCGACTTTGGCGGGGAACGTCAACAGAATCCAGCCACCGTACCCGAGAATAACAGTCACACCAGTCAGTATGACTATTGAGACGCACACCCTCACAAGACGCTTTCTGAACCGTATATCTGAAGTATTCGATTCTCCGATTGTTGTCACACATCTAACCACTCTGGGTGGTGTCTAAAAGCTATTGGCACTTCTCTCGATAATACAGTGTTGCATTCGCGCTCTGTATGCAGCAGAGACTGAACGTTCTATTCATATTTTGTCAGAAACTGCGTGCTGAATCCAGAGGGTGAGTTCAGCACTACGGAATTGCATCTTTCCACTTAAATCTCTAGAACCGAGAGGGCCATCACTGTGCCAATTTAGAGTATGTTATTGTTAGCTCACCAGAAAGTACTTGCTGGTGTCCCTCACGAAAATAGATATGAAGCGACGAACCATCCTCACAGGGGTAGGTATTACTGAACACATATGTGATCTAACCGGCCATTTGCGATGACAATGAGTACTGTACATGCTGTAGAGAACGTTGTCGTGAATAGCGCAACTGTAGATGCTGTAGAAAATACCGTGATGCACTCTGGTGATATTTTGGGATATGGGTTTGCTATATGGATACTCTTGTTTATCGGATTCTTGGTTGTCATGGGTGGACTCTTGTTTGTCGGATACTTGTTGGTCATGAAGTTACTAGTCAATGTCATGGTGTGACCTGATAGTCCAGAACAGATTTTACACGAGTTTCGAACTGTAACTTTCTCTTATACTATCTCGCTAGTTTCCTGATCGGTTTCCCTCGTCACAACACCTATGCTAACCTTTCAGATGTCGTGCCACATTCGCGCTGTGAGTTCAGCAGACGTTGGACGAACTACCGAACCGCTGTCAAGAGAGTCGTGCAAGATACAGAGCATATATTTATCACAGTATCTCACTCATTTCCATTTACCAAAGTTAGGTCAATCGCTATATAGGATACGAATAGAAGGGCGAGTTCAATGAGTGCTAGTCTGGAAGCGAGGCCTCGCATCCCACGCTACCGTAAGCTTGATTGACCCCTTTCGCGGCATTCAGTGATTTCCATTCCGAGGCGATAGTCGATTTCTCCAACCCTTCGCTTGGATTCCCATCCTCGGGGCAAGCTTTTGCTTTGTCGGATGAACCCGCCATAACGACTCCTACTCCGGCCATCAGTGCTACCGTCACGAACCCGACAACGATGAGTCGTGTGAACATACACCTTATTAAAAGTCGTAAGGGAAAACGATGTCGGGGACACTAATCCATCGGCCAGTACGTTTCCTATGGTGGGGTAATCACAGATATTGCTACTCGGTCTTCAGTTCGTGCCACATTCGCGCCCTATATCTTGCAGAGATTCAACGAGTTGCCGAACTGCTGTCAGAAGCGGCTTGCAACATTCAGAGGGTGAGTGCAGCACGGTGGCATTGTTTATTTCACACAGTCAGGACGAAACCAACCGCTACATACGCCTGCGTACTGGTCGTTGCTCAGAAGTTACACGTAGCTATCTCTTCTTCTGCAGTGTCCTTCGCTGTGACGAAGCTGTCGGCAACCTCCTCAGTGATCCATAGATCGGCAAATAGACAATCGCCCTCCATCTCGTCCTCGTGAAGTTCGTTTAGCTTCGCCATTTGTAACTCGTTGAATCCACTAATCACGTAGTAGAGGTCGTAGTCCGCTGGCTCGGATGACCACGTAGGCTCGATCCACACCCCATCGTTCCCAGCAATTTCACTGGTCTCGTGATACACGGACTTGCTGCCCCTCTCGATCAAAATATCGACCGTGTGTGCCACCTCTGTTGTATTGGCAATTCGAAGGCTACCGAGACGAATACCCGACTGAGAAGTGCCGGACAAACGTTCCATACAGCCAGCAGTCACCGAAATTCCAAGAGCAGCAAGGAGTTTTCGCCGAGTTACCATCGAGTGATTCACACTCGGTACGATACAGGTATTTGACGTAAACTTTCTGTAGAAGACGGTGTGTTAATTGCCTGTACTGAGCGTTCGGCCCCCCCGCGTTGATCTGATCGCACTCTGAGTCGTGCGAGATTCGCGCCTTCTATTCAGCAAACTCTGTCCAAACTCCCACACCGCTGTCAATCGAGGTCTGCTGGATACAGAGAATGGATGTTGCAAACTCGACTGGAACCATAAATAAATTGATATATTATAATTGATGAATAAAACGCGCATATGTATCATATCGACCTGCCAGTTTGGTACTTCGTCGATGAGTCGGGAAAGGCCGATTCTCAATCTGAAAAGCTGGAATAGGTCGGAGCGTTCTGGTTATCCCTTGACTCGTTCTAAAGTGGTCAAGGCATTGATCTGACCGGCGCCAAGTTCGGGATCGCTTCTGCCAGCGGCTCTATCGGCACCCTGCTTAATTTCGTTTACCACGCGTCGCGGTTGCATATCCGGTTCAAGCTCACGAACGAGGGCGACGAGCCCGGCGATATGCGGTGCCGCGAATGATGTACCCCCTTCCCATTCATACGTATGTAAATCCAACTCGGGAATGTACATCGTTGAAATAATTCCGTTGAGGGGAAATGGGTATTCACCTGTGGTACACGGGAAACATTCCGAGATAAAATCCTCGTTTACTACCGGGATCGGGAACACCGCGTCGGGAAAGGCGAAGCACACTTCTGTCTCTATCCCCGCTTCAGGAAATTCCCGCTCGTCCGGCTCGATGAACTCCACGAAAGGGCCATCCGGGAAGTCAGGGTCAACTGGTTCGAACTGCTCGATATATTCGGCGTATCCACAATAACTCTTGACTGGGTCTGCCATCCCACCGCCGGGAGCAGCGACATCGATCACGTTCGTCCCATAATTCGAATAAAACGTGAGTGAGCCATCGGCTCCCGTCGCACTCGCAGCTATGGTACCTGCCATACTGGCTCCAAAAACAACCAGTCCACCTCGCTGTAGGTTTGTAGCGGAGTTCCCCGCGGCATATACAACGACCGTACCGTCTCTGACGGCATGGTTGGCGACACGCTCATCGGCCGCCCTGAGACCCCCTGCATTCACCTGGGGCGGGAGCGGTATCGTCCCGAGACTGAGGTTTGCGACATCGGCTCCAATCTCTGCTGCATACGCGGTTGCGAGCAGGACATCCACGAATGTGGTCGTCCCTTCCGGCGTGAACACCCGAATCGATACGAGTTCCGCAT of the Natronosalvus vescus genome contains:
- a CDS encoding bacterio-opsin activator domain-containing protein, with amino-acid sequence MATEATFTVPSDEFPLGTVFNQLPNVTVTLERLIPAQDVVIPYFWVRGTEVDDIESEFTEHPGVKGMRLVDSVEDEYLLRLKWAMDYDDVLTVLAETEVPLIEATGTNQQWTFEIRGDNRSDLAAFQERCRELDIPVKLTKLCALTPVETETEAALTDTQQEALVLAYERGYFESPREVTLEVLGDELGISQQAVGSRLRGGLKNVLGSTLSALPIQSRSDT
- a CDS encoding DUF7344 domain-containing protein, which encodes MITVDSIAFDSVLDLCQHQHRRIVLGTLAAEQRSLTLNDLTQVIIKFNHQTPITEMSEDVLTEIRLSLSHVHIPKLVSEGLTNYDSERQLVEPTEQLEQVQPTLSTILAADPTLEAPMKL
- a CDS encoding PAS domain-containing sensor histidine kinase — its product is MSDRAGSSEMAFWGDADDSEALQHYRTLIETIDDGIYRLDTDGRLVAVNDVILEMTGYTREDVLGEHVSVLFDGDSGTIEREIDRLRANATDRGESLERTVGTAEGERIRCEVRENSLEEGGTVHGTVGIVRERSERKQADADADADANADTTEATVRRLFENVPDNYLIVQPDEYEIVAVSDAYLEATMTERAEILDQTLFEIFPANPDDPADGVANLRESLEKVTATGDADVMSVTHYPIPDRESDTGEFEERWWSPINSPVFSETGEIEYIIHSVDDVTPIVQELHTDGEERLLQESDATESQLTSDIVLRGQEFLQQAKREAFDQLRESEERFRALVTTTSDVVFTTNADWSEMRGLEGAAFLVDTDDQGSSWIERYIPPEDQPRVREAIDDAIRTKSSFELEHQVRRDDGTVVWVASRATPLLDEDGEVTQWLGAANDVTERVERERELEHTKERLEAAAEAGAVGTWEWHISDDRMVTDAPFAKTFGIDPIAATEGVPLDDFVSAIHDDDRERIERKIEDAIESGDEYEEEYRVWNDNDELQWVVARGHVEYDRDGNPVTFPGALVDITERKQFEQMLEESNERLEQFAYAASHDLQEPLRMVTSYLHLLERRYVDELDEDGEEFIEFAVDGADRMRHMIEGLLEYSRVESRGNPFESVDLNTVFRDALTDLQVKSTETDAEITADDFPTVRGDPNQLRQVFQNLLDNALEYSGDEPPRVHVSVEQRGFQWVISVRDEGFGIDPDEAGQIFDVFQRLHSRDEHEGTGIGLALCERIVERHGGTIWVESEPGEGSTFSFTLPAASRDET
- a CDS encoding DoxX family protein encodes the protein MSTTTQNRLESRYAGITLEGYPHALSAWFIVALRFVMGGMILFAGLGKLAFVSGEPFDASGFLVHGVDPASPVSGLYAAMASNVALMEIINVVVPITQVLIGVALITGAFVRLAALGGAMQMAMFYLGGWEGQWLAAFDSTLIYALVFLALGAFAAGRIAGLDRYIEQIDVGGEPLVERFPTLRYLLG
- a CDS encoding RNA-guided endonuclease InsQ/TnpB family protein; this translates as MEKSLTKTLVFQLQSDNGRLLSEAYHEARWVYNQTIQLAKNGMDWDDISPRLEDEADLVKNTTQRIVAKALDALQQSYNRDDYNTPSHEKTGPYPLRMNFTEGYNLTRKDNGIHYRISAKPYNPVKGTLRGAPDTLELLEHALERDEWRIGTAEAMARNGNHELHVNVTHLEATVQDKHDAQTIVGVDINEDCVALSALREDDIVDSVVIDYPEIKQERHRYFTMRKRMQNAGQTAFDRVFEDKEERYVHDQLHQVSRRIVVWVQQFVSPLVVFEDLKHMRDSIDYGTRMNRRLHSLPFHKLRSFVTYKAAFEGIPNDDIDPAYTSQTCSFTECEHTTRSNRRKKRFKCNACGRQDHADRNAAVNIAKKGLEKLNRNVPALNTLPVVRKLRRQASGCVNQPTVTHATVRGHQADGRVGVSD
- a CDS encoding HalOD1 output domain-containing protein produces the protein MTETHDDEIVHWGLDADREEPAVAIAKVVADLTGTSLSELSPAYDYIDGILSGLYSNPPEPEAQITVEFTYCGYRITVEQSGAAEFVHVT
- a CDS encoding S8 family peptidase, yielding MTRTYRQNVKRRNVLKAAAGGMFLGGGVSFAGIAKAKSGLQRYIVLSNRGIARQIENADFEVTHSLAGDTVLIVVGPEDEQNVLEDVDGVQDVALDFTMELQETVTSGIELDFESSVSGSWGETLPMLWDFQWEKPHIGIPEAHDIATGSGTKIAIIDTGIQPGHPDLGTLNERESVAFIDGDRIDVGEPVDVFFSHGTMVAGIAAAQGNGILGTAPDAELVSIRVFTPEGTTTFVDVLLATAYAAEIGADVANLSLGTIPLPPQVNAGGLRAADERVANHAVRDGTVVVYAAGNSATNLQRGGLVVFGASMAGTIAASATGADGSLTFYSNYGTNVIDVAAPGGGMADPVKSYCGYAEYIEQFEPVDPDFPDGPFVEFIEPDEREFPEAGIETEVCFAFPDAVFPIPVVNEDFISECFPCTTGEYPFPLNGIISTMYIPELDLHTYEWEGGTSFAAPHIAGLVALVRELEPDMQPRRVVNEIKQGADRAAGRSDPELGAGQINALTTLERVKG